The window GACCCTCAAGGATCTTCTTTATCCTTTCCTTGTATCTGTAACCCCTGTGGTCAGAAGCTAGAGCTATTTTCATATTCGTGCCGGCCTACTTAACATAGGTGAGCCAGCCCCACCTATCTCTCATCTTTCCAGTCATTATGCCTAGTAGAGAATCCTGGAGGGCCTTGGTGATAGGACCCCTCTTCCCTTTCCCTATAGTATTCTTGTCGATCGAACGGATGGGTGTGATCTCTGCGGCGCTACCTGTGAAGAAAACTTCATCTGCAATGTACAGAAATTCTCTTAGAAACATGTCTTGAATGACCTTAATCTTCAAATGCTCTGCTATTCTGATAACCGCATCTCTTGTGATTCCAGGCAAAATGGTGGCTCCCAGCGGCGGTGTGTATAGAGCGCCGTCCTTTACCACGAAAATGTTCTCGCCGCTTCCTTCGCTCACAAATCCGAAGATGTCCAGAACGATGCCCTCCGTAAAACCATACTTGAGAGCCTCCATTTTCACCAGTTGGGAGTTCAAATAGTTCCCTCCAGCCTTGGCCATCGCCGGGAACGTGTTCGGGGCCATTCGATTCCAGGAGGAGACCATTACATCGACTCCGTCAGTGAGAGCACCAGGGCCTAGATACTTTCCCCATTTCCATACTGCTACGGTGACATCAACGGGGCAGTTGAAGGGGTTTACGCCCAGTTCACGATACCCTCTGTACACCACGGGCCTTATGTAGCATTCCTTCATCTCATTCTTCTCTATCGTTTCCAGACAGACTCTAGTCACCTTTTGTTTGGTATAGGGTATCTCCATCCGGTATATTTTTGCCGAATTGAAAAGGCGGTCCATGTGCTCTTTCAGTCTGAACACTGCCGGTCCTTTGGGTGTCTCGTAGCAGCGGATACCCTCGAACACGCTTGACCCATAATGTATGACATGAGAGAGGATGTGGATTTTGGCGTCATCCCACCTGACAAACTTACCATTCATCCAGATGAATTTGGATTTCGCCAGGGCCATTGAAGCCTCCTTTCTGAATTATTTACCGTACTCGTAGAAGCCCTTACCCGTTTTCCTTCCTAGATTTCCTTCCTCGACCTTCTTAGACAGCAGGGGGCAGGGCGCATACTTCTTATCGCTGAAGCCTTCATACATCACATCAAGAATACTTTTGCAGACATCCAGACCTATCAGGTCGGCGAGAGCAAGCGGACCCATGGGGTGATTCATTCCCAGCTTCATCACAGCGTCCACGTCTTCTGCTTTTGCCACCCCTTCGTTCAGACACCAAACGGCTTCGTTTATCATGGGCATCAATATGCGGTTTGCCACGAAACCTGGTGAGTCATTGACAAGAACGGGAGTTTTGCCCAGTTTCTCTGCGATTTCGCGCGCAGCATTGATAGTCTCTTCACTTGTGGATTTCCCCTTCACCAGTTCGACCAGGACCATCATGGGCACAGGGTTCATGAAGTGCATCCCCATAACCTTTTCCGGACGCTTCGTTGCTTGTGCTATGTCACCGATAGAAATGGACGAGGTGTTTGAAGAGAGTATGCAGTCTTTCTTACATATGGCATCCAGTTTTTGAAAGATCTCTTTCTTGGTCTTCAGGTCTTCCACGACCGCTTCCACAACCAGGTCCGCATCCTTGAGAGCTTCCAGTGCTGTTGCATTTGTTATTCTTTTAAGAGCAGCATCCATATCGGCTTGTGAAATCTTCTCCTTCTTTACCTGGCGGCCCATGTTCTTTTTCATCTTTTCTGTTGCCCTATCAAGAATCTCCTGGCTCATGTCAATCAGAACCACGTCAAACCCTGAGAGGGCGCAGACATGGGCTATTCCATTTCCCATCGTTCCCGCGCCAACAACACCAATCTTGTTTATCTGCATGGACCCCTCCTTGCAAGCTCTGCTTACATGGCTTCGAAGCTCATGGCTACCGCTCCGCCGCCTCCCAGGCAGAGGGTGGCCAGTCCTGTCTTCTTCCCTCTATCTTTCATCGCGTAAAGCAGCGTAGTGACGACCCTTGCTCCACTTGCTCCTATTGGATGACCAAGAGCGATGCCTCCGCCGTTCACGTTTACCCTATCAAAGTCCCACCCAAGTTCCTTTCCATCGGCGAGACACTGGGCTGCGAAAGCTTCATTCGCTTCTATCAGATCGAAGTGGTCGATC is drawn from candidate division TA06 bacterium and contains these coding sequences:
- a CDS encoding 3-hydroxybutyryl-CoA dehydrogenase — protein: MQINKIGVVGAGTMGNGIAHVCALSGFDVVLIDMSQEILDRATEKMKKNMGRQVKKEKISQADMDAALKRITNATALEALKDADLVVEAVVEDLKTKKEIFQKLDAICKKDCILSSNTSSISIGDIAQATKRPEKVMGMHFMNPVPMMVLVELVKGKSTSEETINAAREIAEKLGKTPVLVNDSPGFVANRILMPMINEAVWCLNEGVAKAEDVDAVMKLGMNHPMGPLALADLIGLDVCKSILDVMYEGFSDKKYAPCPLLSKKVEEGNLGRKTGKGFYEYGK
- a CDS encoding branched-chain amino acid transaminase yields the protein MALAKSKFIWMNGKFVRWDDAKIHILSHVIHYGSSVFEGIRCYETPKGPAVFRLKEHMDRLFNSAKIYRMEIPYTKQKVTRVCLETIEKNEMKECYIRPVVYRGYRELGVNPFNCPVDVTVAVWKWGKYLGPGALTDGVDVMVSSWNRMAPNTFPAMAKAGGNYLNSQLVKMEALKYGFTEGIVLDIFGFVSEGSGENIFVVKDGALYTPPLGATILPGITRDAVIRIAEHLKIKVIQDMFLREFLYIADEVFFTGSAAEITPIRSIDKNTIGKGKRGPITKALQDSLLGIMTGKMRDRWGWLTYVK